The Desulfonatronum thiosulfatophilum genomic interval TACAGGCGTCAAAATGGGTGCGGATGAAGATTGGGGGACGGTTCTGTTTCATGATTTGATCCGATTGGGGGTGAAGGATCCTCTGTCCGGGGGGGGGACGGATGGATTCGATGTTAGGGTCGTGCGGCTGCAGTTGATTGGGATGATTTCGCTTATCGTTGGGGGTTGTTTCGATTACGATTGCGATTTCGATTTCGATTGTGAGATTTGAAAATGAGGGAAGAAAAGTGGGCCGGGAGGTTAATCCCGGCCCACTGATGTTGTTGTTGCGAAACTGATTCGCGAAGGGACAGCTACTGAACCATCAGGGCTTCGATCACGGGCAAGGCGGGTCGGCCGTCCGCCGTGGTCACGCCGTCCATCCAGCCTCGGTAGACCTCGGGGTTCTTGCGCAGCCAAGCCATTCCGGCATCGAGTTCGGCCATGGAGCTGTCCTGATGGAGCATGTTCATGGCATCGTTGACCATTTCGATGGGCACGAGATAGTTGTTCAGGAACGTGGCTACGTTGGGCTGCTGTTGGTCAAAGCCGGTGCGGATGTTGATGTACACCGTGGCCGTGCCGTCGTTTTCGCCGAATGTTTGCTCATCGCTGCCCGTGAGGTAGGACATGTCGATGATCTTGTTCATCCAGTGCGGAGACCAGCCGAGAAAGACGATCCAATTCTCATTGCGGGCGAAGTTCTGGACCTGGGTCAGCATGGCCGTCTCGCTGGAAGGAACCAGTTCAAAGTCGCCCAGGTTGAACATGTTTTCGTTGATCATCAGTTCGATGACTTCGTTGCCGTCGTTGCCCTCTTCGATTCCGTAAATCTTGCCTTCCAGCTTGTCCGCGTATTTTGCGATATCCGAAAAGTCGCGCAAACCGGCTTCATAGGCATAGGTGGGCACGGCCAGGGTATACTTCGCGCCGTCCATAATCACGGAGAACTGCTGCACCCGACCGCTTTCGAAGTGCGGCTCGGCAATGCTCTGCATGGTCGGCATCCAGTTGCCCAGAAAAATATCCGCCTGATCTGAGGCCATGGCCTGGTAGGCAATGGGCACGGAAAGCAGCATGCTGGACGCGTTGTACCCCAGCGCGTTCAACAGGTGCGTCGCCACTTCGGTCTTCACCGTGACGCATGTCCAGGGAACGTAGACGAATCGTACGTCCTTGGAAGCAAAAGCATTCCCAGCGAATCCGACCATGCAGAACATGACCATTGCCATAGCCAGTACACGAAATTTCTTACCCATCAATCCTCTCCTTGGTTGGATGGTTGAAACAATAATGATTCTGAAATCATCAGTTGCCTGCTCATTATGCTTTTTTATGTCGATAATAACCCGCATTGGACGGCGGAAGCGGCGTGTTGCCGAGGATGACGTCCGCGGCCTTTTCCGCGATCATCAGAACCGGGGCGCAAATGTTGCCGTTGGTGATTTCCGGCATCACCGAAGCGTCAACCACGCGCAGGTTTTCCAGGCCGTGCACCTTCAAATTCTTGTCCACCACGGCCATGTCGTCATAACCCATCCTGCAGGTGCAGCTCGGATGGTAGGCGCTCTCTCCTTCTCGGGCCACGAAATCCAGAATCTGCTCGTCGGTGGCAATGTGCTCGCCCGGTGAGAGTTCCTTGGCCTTGAACTCGGCAAAGGCCGGCTGATTGAAAATTTTCCGGGCGCAATTGACGGCTTCGATCCATTCTTTGCGGTCCTTTTCCGTGGACAGGTAATTGAACTTGATCCTGGGGTGCACGGCCGGATCGCTGGATTTCAGGGTCACTGACCCCTTGGCGTCGCTGTACATCGGCCCGACATGCAGCTGATAGCCATGACCTTCGCTGGGCGCGGTGCCGTCATAGCGGATGGCGATGGGCAGGAAATGGAATTGCAGATTCGGATAGTCCAATTCATCGTTGCTGCGCACAAAGCCGCCGGCCTCGAAATGATTGCTGGCCCCGATGCCTTTGCGTAGGAACAGCCATTCCAGGCCGATTTTGGGCATGTTCCACGGCTTGAGGGCCGGATACAGGCTGACCGGCTTTTTCGAGGCGCACTGGATGTACACTTCGAGATGATCTCTCAGGTTTTCGCCCACGCCGGGCAGATCCCGGACCACGGGGATGCCTTTCTCCTTGAGATGGCCACCGTTGCCCACTCCGGAAAGCTGAAGCAGTTGCGGTGAATTGATGGCCCCGCCGCAACAGATGATCTCACCGCCAAAAACCTGATGAACCTTCCTGCCTGTGCGGTATTCCACGCCGATGGCTTTATTGCCGTTGAACAGGATTTTGGTTGTCAGGGCCTTGCAGACCAGCTTCAGGTTGGATCGGTGCAGAGCCGGATGCAGATATCCCCTTGCCGTACTCCACCGGTTGCCGCGGTAGGTCGTGCTTTCGAACTTGCCGAAACCTTCCTGTTGATAACCGTTGACGTCCTTGGTCAGGGGGTATCCGGCCTGCTGGACCGAAGCGAAAAAGGCGTCGAAGAGTGGATTGTCGTTCTTGGGCGTTGTCAGATACTGCCCTCCTGTCCGGCCTTGATATTCGTCAGCGCCCTTGAGGCGGTATTCCATCTTCTGAAAATAGGGCAGGCAGTGGGCGTAGTCCCATGTCTCCAATCCTTCCATGGCCCCCCACTTCTCATAATCCATGGCATTGCCGCGGATGTGGATCATGCCGTTGATGGAGCTTGAACCGCCCAACACCTTGCCGCGCGGCTGAGCAATGCGCCGGTTGTGCATGAAATGCTCCGGCTCGGATTCGTACGCCCAATTATAGAATTCATTGGTCAGGTTGAAGGACAGCGCCGAAGGCATGTGGATGCGGAAATCCAGCTTGTGATCCCATCGCCCGGCTTCCAGCACCAGAACCTTGCGGTCCGGATCGGCGCTCAACCGATTTGCCAGAATGCTGCCGGCGGTTCCTGCTCCGATAATAATCACATCATATGTGTTTTTTGCCATATATCTCCCCGTGTTTTTTGAGTTGAGTAATGTGGTGGTTCTTTTCCGATAAGGACCGGCGGCATGCCCCCGACAACTTGGCGTCCATCATTGAGACTTATCCATTTTCAGACGATTGCGGCCGGCGAAGCTGCTCCACCTTTTTGCGCAGGATCATGTAATGGAAACTGATGTAGGATTTGGCCTTAATGGGATCATGAGCGGCGATCTCCCGAGCGGTATGCTGCCAGTTTTCCACTGCGTACCGACGGTACTCGGCATCTTCGTACAGGGCGTTGTCCATGGAACTGAACCCGATCTGAACGGCCTGCATGATCCATTCGAAAATCGGATTCCCGGCCATCCTGGCAAAGAGCAGATTCAACTCTCGATCCAGTTCCGCGAGCATCTCCATGGTTGTCGCCTGATTCTCGACAGCCGCGGCCAGTTGATCAGCCTTGTCCACGAGCAACTGCTTCTGCTCGCCGTGGCCCTTGGCGATGGCCAGATCTGTGATGATGTAGTCCATGCTCTCCCGAAATTCGATGAGATGCATGGGGTCGGTATTGTTCTGCTTCAAAAAAAGGGCAAAAGATTCACTGATGCTGATCACTTCAATGTTCTTAACGTGAGCGCCGCCCTTGGCCCCCTTGTGGATTTCGATCAACCCCTTGTGCTTCAGAACCTGCAAGGCTTCACGGATGACGCCGCGACCTGTCTTGAACAGGGCTTGCAATTCTCTTTCGCTGGGCAATCGTTCGCCGGGCTTGATCTTTCCATCCAGGACGGCTGCCTGGATTTGCAGGGCAATTTCCTCGCCCGCCCGACCGGTTTTTGCCGGAGCGGAACATATTCCTTGAAGAATTTCTGTTTTTCCCAAAGCAAATGGACGGTCCATTATCAACCATTAAACCATCATCAATTTCAGGTTAATGAATTAAAATATAAATTAATTTAGTGCGTAATGAAAAAAATAATTAAAAATCCAGGCAGGCTTTGCGCGCACAATGGAAGGACCATTCTACAGGCGTACAATGAATTGTCAACCTCAAAAACATTTTAAGTTCCCATTACGAAACGAAATGGTCCAGAATTGGTTGGCAACTGCTGACGTGATTGTGGGCTGTCAAATTTGCAAGCGGTGGCCGAAACAATGATTGCAATCATTGCCCATGTGCTTGCTGGGGACTTGTCGGAGGGGTTGAGGGTATCGATGAAGCGGTTGGGTGTTGTCTTTCTGCCTTCCTAAACTAACCAGTCCGTTACCGTGCAATGCTCCAGAGAATTCCCGCGATCGCGCCCAAGGGAACGAGGGCATGGATCGGCAAATGAAAGCGTCTGAGCAAAACAAAAGAAACCAGTATCGTTACTAGAGCAAAGCCGTCCACGTGTCCTGGTTCCGGAAACAGGATATTCAATCCGAACCAGACGGCAAGATTGAGGATCACGCCGACGACGGCGGCGGTTACACCTGTCAGAGCGGCCTGTAAGCGCTGGTTGCCCGCTAATGCTTCTATGAACGGAGCGCCAACGAAAATAAACAGAAAACTCGGCAAAAATGTAACATATGTAGCAATCAGTGCTCCCAAGGTTGCATTCAGAAATTGGGGAGCCGATCCATGAAGGTTCCAGGCGCCTAAAAAGCCGATGTACTGCGTTACCATGATCAATGGCCCGGGAGTGGATTCGGCCAAACCCAGGCCGATGAGCATTTGATCTGTCGTCAGCCATCCTTGGGGAACCGCATAACCGGAGATGTAGCTGAGTACAGCATAGGCCCCGCCGAAAGTAACAAATGCTGCCTTGGTGAAGAAAAGGGCGATCTGCGTCAACACGTCCTCGTATCCGCGCCAGATCAAGAGTACTCCGACAACCGCTGCCCATAAAATGAAACATGTCAGAATAACCAGCAACAAATGCCGCCAGGAACGGTTGTGATCGGCCGTTTCGTCGGAAACAACAGATACTCGGCACTCCCCAGATTGATGATCAAAATTATCCTTGCAGAAAACATGCGGAAGGCGGTTTTGCAGAAGCAATCCACCGGCTGCGGCAGCGGCTAAAACCATTGGAAAAGGGATCTGAAAAAAGAAGATGCCGATAAATGCGCCAGCTGCGAATCCATAAAGGTAAGGATGGTACAAAGCTTTTTTCCCGATGCGCAGAAGGGCCTCCAGCACCACGGCGACCACCACGGCCTGGATGCCGTGAAATGCCGCTGCGACGACGGGAATATGGATGTGCGCAACGGCTAGATAGCTCAAGAGCAGGATAATGAACATCGACGGGATGACGAACAGCGCTCCGGCTGCGATGCCGCCTGGAATTCCGTGCAGCCTCCACCCGATGTATGTCGCAAGTTGCTGAGCTTCCGGTCCCGGGAGCAGCATGCAGAAATTGAGAGCCCGCAGGAATTGGCCCTCAGTGATCCAGCCCCGCTTCTCCACGACTTCTTGGTGCATGATGGCGATTTGTCCAGCTGGACCACCGAAATTGATGAACCCCAGTTTAATCCAGAACTTTAACGCCTCTTTGAAGGATGCGGGTGTCCTGGGCCGAGCATCAGAAGGCATGCTTCAACCTGTAGACATTTTTTGTAGTTGCAGCTTCCTAAACAAGGTCACCGAGTCGGCCTTGGTCCAGAGACCGACATAGCCTTGCAGGGGGCGGTCAGCCTGATGGGTCATGATTGGGCTGTCGTTCAGGTAGGCCCTGATTTCGCCGTCGCCATGCTCCACACGCAGATCGTGCCAGGATCCCGCGGCAATGGGAATTTCCACTTCTTGTCGTTGCAACCGTTTGCCGTTGCGGAACTCGAAGAGAATGGCGTTGTCCTCCAGGGCGTTGATCCGGAATACGAAATAGTTGTCCCAATCCCGGATCCCGAAGGCCAACCCGCCGGCTTGGTCAATATCGCCGGATACGGGCTTGACTTGCACATGCGCCACGCCGTTTCCCATCAGGCTGTCCTTAGCGATAGCCAAGGGGAAGTAGTAGTACGCCTCGATGGTGTCCAAGAACTCCTGATACCGCTTTCCGATCAAGCGCCCCATGGTTTGCGCCGCGGCCACTGAGCCCAATGAGGCGAACTGGGAGCCGTCCTGTAAAACGGCGTCCTCTTGCGCATCCGTGACCTTGCGCCAGTATCCGTTGATCAGATAATACGTCTCGGGCGCATCCGGGTCAGCGGGTTGATGATAGTCATACCGCCCCTCGAAGAATGCATCCGTAAACTCAACCACCTGCTCCGGACTGTTCATGGCCATGTCCAGCAGGCGCGCGCTTCCCAGCAGACGGCCGGTCTGGTCCAGAACAAACTGGAGAGAGGTTTGATCCAGTCGTTTTTGTGACGCCTCGATCAGATCGCCGCGCAACGTGACGGTATATCCGAGTCGCTTCAAGACCTCGGCCATGTATTGAGCGCGCAACGATCTGCTGAAGTAGGGAGCCACGCCGCCTGCGAAATGCAAAGTCACATAATTGAGCTCAGGGTCAGGGCCGCAAAGGGCGTCCACCGTGGCGAGATGATAGCCGAACCGAATGTTCAGGTTCAGATAGTCCCGTGAGACAAAGGCGTAGCTTGCTCCGCCCAGGGCGTCTTCCCTTCCGGACTCGGGATTGGTTGACACAAGGGACAAAAAACCGCGGGCGCTCGAGGCGATGTTGCTGGTCCAGTTCAGACCGGGATGCGCGAGCCCTTGCCATAAGGCCTGAAAGGGAACGCTGGCCACGTCGTGCACGTTGATTTCGTCGCACGTCGTCAGGCCGGTTCGGAATCCGTCGTCCAGATCCAGGGCATAGAGTTGGACGGGGATGCTGACCTTCAGTCGCAAGGCGTGTTGCGCCGCATCGACGTCCTTGCCGAAGGCGAACATCTCCTGAACAGACTGTTCGTGACAATAGCGGATAATGTCGTGAAGCGTCAGACATCGCGCCTTCTGAAATTCCGGAGCCAGAGGATCGGTAAGGTTCAACGGGGAGATCAGATCAAGCAGGCGTTGCATGCGCAGATGGCCGGGACTGGCGAAAACGGGGCGCTTCAGGGGTTTGATGTTCCGGGCCAGTTCCTCGACAACACCGTGATATATTCGCCCTCTACTGGCCCAAAGCGTGATTTCCTGTCCTTGTTTCAGGATCTTGGTGGCCTGACCCGTGTTGAACAATGCCGGGACTCCGAACTCGCGAGCCACGGAAGCCAAGTGACTGGCAGTACTGCCGACGTCCGTGACGATACCCCTGACCATGCCGACCATTGGAGTGAGTGCGGTGGAAGCAGTGGGGCTGACCAATATGCTGTCCTGGGCCATGTGCTGCAAGGATTCTTCGGGGATCTCCAGCTCTGTTGCATCCAGAATCATCACCCTGCCGGCGGCCACTCCTCCGGAAGCGCACTGGCCTCCGTCAAGCAAAACGGGATGATCAAGTTGTTCGTCGGACAGCTCCACAACGCTTCCCGCGTCTGTTTTCACCACGAGGAGTGGGCGTGCCTGCAGGAAGTAGAGATGGTTCTCGGCATCCACGGCCCATTCAATGTCCAGTGGCCGCTGAAAAAAGATTTCCATGCGCAGAGTCAGCCGCCATAGATTGCTGAGGAGCTTCCGATCCAGTCCATCCGTTTTCATGAGGCCGCTGTCCTGGCCGTGAAAAGACTCTTCAAGGATACCAAAGGATTTTTTTTCGAGACGCCAGGACCAATCCGGAGAAGACGAACCCCCGACAAGTCCGCCGCCGAGTCCGGAAACCGCGCTGATGCGCATGCTTTGTTGGTCTTCAGTGACCGGATCAGCGGTATATGCGACTCCGCTCAGTTGAGGCTCGATCATCTCCAGAATCAGCACGGCCATGGGCGTTTCCCGGTCGTCCAAACCGTGATGCAGGCGGTAGGAAAGAGCCGCGGCAGAGTATTTGCTGGCCACGACGGTCTTGTAGGCTCGGATCAATTCCTTCAGGGACACATTCAGGACCGATTCGTATTGGCCCGCAAAGGAAGTCTCCGTGTCCTCGCCCACGGCGCTGCTGCGTACGGCCAAGCGAGACGTTGATCCTTCTTGGGTCAGGGTCATCCCGCTTTGCGTAATGGCCATTTCAAGATCGTCAGGCAAAGGCGTTTCCATGATCCAGGAACGGATTTTTCGTCCAATGACCTCCAGAGCCTTGGGGTTTTCCGTGTCCACTTCGGCCATTTCACTCTCAATTCTATCTTGCAGTCCGGTCTTGGCCCAGAAGGCATGAAATGCGGCAGTGGTGACGACAAATCCACGCGGAACCGGAAAGGAAAGATCCCTTTGCAGTTTGGCCAGGTTGGCCGCCTTGGCCCCGACGGCCCGACCATGATTCGCAGACACATCTTCCAGGTGCAAAATGAATTCCGTGGTCGGCAAGCGGAAGTAGGGCCTCAACTCGTCTCGAATGGAGCGTTCAATACTTTTCAGGGTGCCGTGCAAATACGAATTTCGATAATCGATCTCCTTCTCCCGGGTCATGTTTTCCAGGGAAAAGATCATGGCTTGGACTTTAGCGAGTAGACGATCAGCGTCCCTTTCCAGGCGAGGCAGGGTAAACGGTCGGATGTCGTAGTAGAGTTGCTCCAACTCGGCTATGAGCAAGAGGGATACCTGGCCGTGGTTCAACAGGTCCCTGAAATGTCGATAACGCTGGACATGCGCTCCATCCATGGTCGGCAAGGGCGCGCAGGTGGGGGGGTGCTGCGTCGAATCAGGCATTGATCGGCTCCATGGTTGTGTAAGAACCTTGTATCCCAGGTACGCGCACCACGTCTATTTCTACAAAGCCGTTCGACTCGTCTCCCGTCCGAAAAGAACGAACCCCAGTGTTCCCACAACACCGAAGGCGAACGCGGTCCAGAGGTTGACCTGGGGGCTGATCATCCAGAGGAAGGCCCCTCCCAGCGCGGCCACGGAGACGAAAACGTCGCGGATCAGGTAGTACAGGCCGAACATGCCCGCCCGGCAGTCTTCCGGCGCCAGATCCATGATCAGGGACTTGCGGGTGGGTTCGCCGAACTCTTTCAGGCCGCGCAATACGAACGCTCCGACAAGCCAGGAGAAAGACTGGCTGTACATCAGGACCAGCGGAAACAGCGTGAAGAAGACGAAGGTCGCCGTGATGAACGGCTTTTTCACTGTCCGGTCCGCCATGTAGGCCACGGGGATGTAGACCAGCATGGCTGTGGCCATCTCAATAGACGTCAGCACCCCGAACTGGACCGCCGAGACCGGCTCGGCGATGACCTGCATCGACCAGACGACCACGAAGGCGTAAGGAATCTGTTCGCAAAAACGGATCAGGACGTCCGAGACCAGCAGGCCTTTCATGGCGGCGGGCATGCGACGATAGAGCCTGATCGGATTTTTCTCCGGGGTCAGAGGGCAACGGTCTGCTGTTGTTGTCGGCGCCGGCGGCCGGTCCGGGATCATCCGCTGCTGCAGGACCAGGGCCGCTCCGGCGAGGACAAGGGCCGCGACAAAAGCCAGCCTGATCCCATCGGTCTCCCCCCAGGCCGCAATGAAAATACCGCCCAGAATCGGCCCCAGAGCCATGGGAATGCGTCGGACCAAGGAATGCATGGTCACGCCCATGGTCCGCTTACCTTGGGGCAGGACCGTGTACATCAGGCTCATGGTGGCGGGCATGGAAATGGCCGACCAGGAGATGAACAGCACCGCGCCGATGAGCACGGCCTGCCAGGTGGGAATCAGGATCACCAGGGCGTAACCGGCCATGGCCACCAGGTTGAAGATCAGCAGAGAGCGCTTGGCGCCGATGCGATCCGAGAGATATCCGCCGGGGAAGGAGTAGAGGGCCGACAGCAGGTTGTCCATGGCCTGGAGCAGGCCCACGGCCAGGGCGCTTCCGCCCAGAGCCAGAATGTAGATGGGCAGGAAGCGCTCGGCCATCCGCTCGCCCATGCCCACCAGGACGACCATGGCCAGTATGCCGACGGTGCCGGGGTGCAGGGCCAGAAAATCGGCCAGTCTGGCAGTTGCGCGAATGGGACGCGTTGGCGTGGGATTCGGATTCATGGATTTTCGTGACTTACTCCTGATAGCCTGCAAGAAAAAACAAGAAGTTTTGAACCGCCCGCTTCGCTCAAGGCGCAGGGGTCGCCAAGGAAACATTTTGGAAATCAGGGAAAGAGCTGCTTTCCAAAAGGATGTCTCACCCCTGTCGGGGTGATGTCACTTCGCCGTCAGGCGTGAAGTCTTTTGCCTGCCGCATCTTTCCAGCTGAAGGCAAAAATTCTTCTTGGCGTCCTCCGCGCCTCCAGAGAAGCGGGCGGTTCAAATTCTTTCTGCTTGGGTTGCGGGCAAAGCCCACTTTAGAGGTGGAACGAATTCAATCGGCGCCGGTTTTTTTGGCTCCGAAGTACATCAGATTCTTGTCGATCATGGCCTGCACATCCTCGACGAGATGGCCGAACTTGCCCTGGAGATCGTCGGCCAGGTGCTGGACGTATTCCTGGGCCGCTTCCTCGCCGAATTTTTCGGTGAACACCTTGGCGAACTCCAACACGCGGGTGATGTCGTGACGCTCGTCCTTGAAGTCCGGATGGTCGATCCATTCATGGACTTCCTTGTATGGATTTCCGGTGCGCCGGGCGCTGATTTCCAGGTGTTTGTGCACGGGAGGCATGGCATTTCTCCTTTCGGTTGAAGGGTGTTGCGGCTTAACCCGCCATCAGTGATTGTATTTCCTGGTGATAGCCGAGATATCGAGCCATGGTCGGTTCATTTTTTCCGTATTTGGGGAAGTTCCGGAGAATTTCCTCGAACCGTTCTTCGGCCTCCAGTTCACTGCTGATGGCCACGATGCCGTCATGAATAATGTCCACCAATCGATCGGCATAGATGATGATCCGCTCTTCCAGCCTGCCAAGAGTATAATCCTTGACCGGCAGACCAAGTTCAACCGCCTCGTCGGCGGTCAATCCTCCCCGGATGTGCTTCTCCATGATGGCCGTGACGGCTTCGGGCAATCCCAGGTCCCGGCCCATCCTTGCGCCGATCATGCCGTGCTCCATGGCGTGGGTTTTTGCCTTGCCCAGGTCGTGAAAGAGCGCCCCGCGCCCGACAAGCTCCATGTCCAAACCGGTTCCGCTGGTCTTGCGAATGCGTTCGGCGATTTCCAGCGCTTTCTCCGCCACCTGCACGCTGTGGGTGATGTCCTCCTCGGACATGCCGCTTTTTTTGAGCAGGTTGATGTCTTCC includes:
- a CDS encoding ABC transporter substrate-binding protein, whose product is MGKKFRVLAMAMVMFCMVGFAGNAFASKDVRFVYVPWTCVTVKTEVATHLLNALGYNASSMLLSVPIAYQAMASDQADIFLGNWMPTMQSIAEPHFESGRVQQFSVIMDGAKYTLAVPTYAYEAGLRDFSDIAKYADKLEGKIYGIEEGNDGNEVIELMINENMFNLGDFELVPSSETAMLTQVQNFARNENWIVFLGWSPHWMNKIIDMSYLTGSDEQTFGENDGTATVYINIRTGFDQQQPNVATFLNNYLVPIEMVNDAMNMLHQDSSMAELDAGMAWLRKNPEVYRGWMDGVTTADGRPALPVIEALMVQ
- the betA gene encoding choline dehydrogenase, producing MAKNTYDVIIIGAGTAGSILANRLSADPDRKVLVLEAGRWDHKLDFRIHMPSALSFNLTNEFYNWAYESEPEHFMHNRRIAQPRGKVLGGSSSINGMIHIRGNAMDYEKWGAMEGLETWDYAHCLPYFQKMEYRLKGADEYQGRTGGQYLTTPKNDNPLFDAFFASVQQAGYPLTKDVNGYQQEGFGKFESTTYRGNRWSTARGYLHPALHRSNLKLVCKALTTKILFNGNKAIGVEYRTGRKVHQVFGGEIICCGGAINSPQLLQLSGVGNGGHLKEKGIPVVRDLPGVGENLRDHLEVYIQCASKKPVSLYPALKPWNMPKIGLEWLFLRKGIGASNHFEAGGFVRSNDELDYPNLQFHFLPIAIRYDGTAPSEGHGYQLHVGPMYSDAKGSVTLKSSDPAVHPRIKFNYLSTEKDRKEWIEAVNCARKIFNQPAFAEFKAKELSPGEHIATDEQILDFVAREGESAYHPSCTCRMGYDDMAVVDKNLKVHGLENLRVVDASVMPEITNGNICAPVLMIAEKAADVILGNTPLPPSNAGYYRHKKA
- a CDS encoding FadR/GntR family transcriptional regulator yields the protein MDRPFALGKTEILQGICSAPAKTGRAGEEIALQIQAAVLDGKIKPGERLPSERELQALFKTGRGVIREALQVLKHKGLIEIHKGAKGGAHVKNIEVISISESFALFLKQNNTDPMHLIEFRESMDYIITDLAIAKGHGEQKQLLVDKADQLAAAVENQATTMEMLAELDRELNLLFARMAGNPIFEWIMQAVQIGFSSMDNALYEDAEYRRYAVENWQHTAREIAAHDPIKAKSYISFHYMILRKKVEQLRRPQSSENG
- the chrA gene encoding chromate efflux transporter, with the protein product MPSDARPRTPASFKEALKFWIKLGFINFGGPAGQIAIMHQEVVEKRGWITEGQFLRALNFCMLLPGPEAQQLATYIGWRLHGIPGGIAAGALFVIPSMFIILLLSYLAVAHIHIPVVAAAFHGIQAVVVAVVLEALLRIGKKALYHPYLYGFAAGAFIGIFFFQIPFPMVLAAAAAGGLLLQNRLPHVFCKDNFDHQSGECRVSVVSDETADHNRSWRHLLLVILTCFILWAAVVGVLLIWRGYEDVLTQIALFFTKAAFVTFGGAYAVLSYISGYAVPQGWLTTDQMLIGLGLAESTPGPLIMVTQYIGFLGAWNLHGSAPQFLNATLGALIATYVTFLPSFLFIFVGAPFIEALAGNQRLQAALTGVTAAVVGVILNLAVWFGLNILFPEPGHVDGFALVTILVSFVLLRRFHLPIHALVPLGAIAGILWSIAR
- a CDS encoding PEP/pyruvate-binding domain-containing protein, producing the protein MPDSTQHPPTCAPLPTMDGAHVQRYRHFRDLLNHGQVSLLLIAELEQLYYDIRPFTLPRLERDADRLLAKVQAMIFSLENMTREKEIDYRNSYLHGTLKSIERSIRDELRPYFRLPTTEFILHLEDVSANHGRAVGAKAANLAKLQRDLSFPVPRGFVVTTAAFHAFWAKTGLQDRIESEMAEVDTENPKALEVIGRKIRSWIMETPLPDDLEMAITQSGMTLTQEGSTSRLAVRSSAVGEDTETSFAGQYESVLNVSLKELIRAYKTVVASKYSAAALSYRLHHGLDDRETPMAVLILEMIEPQLSGVAYTADPVTEDQQSMRISAVSGLGGGLVGGSSSPDWSWRLEKKSFGILEESFHGQDSGLMKTDGLDRKLLSNLWRLTLRMEIFFQRPLDIEWAVDAENHLYFLQARPLLVVKTDAGSVVELSDEQLDHPVLLDGGQCASGGVAAGRVMILDATELEIPEESLQHMAQDSILVSPTASTALTPMVGMVRGIVTDVGSTASHLASVAREFGVPALFNTGQATKILKQGQEITLWASRGRIYHGVVEELARNIKPLKRPVFASPGHLRMQRLLDLISPLNLTDPLAPEFQKARCLTLHDIIRYCHEQSVQEMFAFGKDVDAAQHALRLKVSIPVQLYALDLDDGFRTGLTTCDEINVHDVASVPFQALWQGLAHPGLNWTSNIASSARGFLSLVSTNPESGREDALGGASYAFVSRDYLNLNIRFGYHLATVDALCGPDPELNYVTLHFAGGVAPYFSRSLRAQYMAEVLKRLGYTVTLRGDLIEASQKRLDQTSLQFVLDQTGRLLGSARLLDMAMNSPEQVVEFTDAFFEGRYDYHQPADPDAPETYYLINGYWRKVTDAQEDAVLQDGSQFASLGSVAAAQTMGRLIGKRYQEFLDTIEAYYYFPLAIAKDSLMGNGVAHVQVKPVSGDIDQAGGLAFGIRDWDNYFVFRINALEDNAILFEFRNGKRLQRQEVEIPIAAGSWHDLRVEHGDGEIRAYLNDSPIMTHQADRPLQGYVGLWTKADSVTLFRKLQLQKMSTG
- a CDS encoding MFS transporter, whose product is MNPNPTPTRPIRATARLADFLALHPGTVGILAMVVLVGMGERMAERFLPIYILALGGSALAVGLLQAMDNLLSALYSFPGGYLSDRIGAKRSLLIFNLVAMAGYALVILIPTWQAVLIGAVLFISWSAISMPATMSLMYTVLPQGKRTMGVTMHSLVRRIPMALGPILGGIFIAAWGETDGIRLAFVAALVLAGAALVLQQRMIPDRPPAPTTTADRCPLTPEKNPIRLYRRMPAAMKGLLVSDVLIRFCEQIPYAFVVVWSMQVIAEPVSAVQFGVLTSIEMATAMLVYIPVAYMADRTVKKPFITATFVFFTLFPLVLMYSQSFSWLVGAFVLRGLKEFGEPTRKSLIMDLAPEDCRAGMFGLYYLIRDVFVSVAALGGAFLWMISPQVNLWTAFAFGVVGTLGFVLFGRETSRTAL
- a CDS encoding HDIG domain-containing metalloprotein — encoded protein: MNRITMLQEEDINLLKKSGMSEEDITHSVQVAEKALEIAERIRKTSGTGLDMELVGRGALFHDLGKAKTHAMEHGMIGARMGRDLGLPEAVTAIMEKHIRGGLTADEAVELGLPVKDYTLGRLEERIIIYADRLVDIIHDGIVAISSELEAEERFEEILRNFPKYGKNEPTMARYLGYHQEIQSLMAG